ACGGATCAAAATTAGAGTTGTGAAGTCCTTTAGTATCGTTCGTATATAATTGAGTACCATTTTCTGGACCAgatcttgaaatatatttatgtttcgaAAGGATTATAAAACATGTTTtcgtaaatatgtaaattttataaacttctgAATATACCGAGTATAAAGGACGTAAGAAACTTGTGAGTCATCAAAAATGCCTCGTTCATCATTTTCTGTGTGTCTCAGTACCGCAACTTGAGGCTGATCATTTCCATCAGGCATAAAAATCCAATCTACCCCATATCCATCGTACCTTTGTTGCAAACCACTGTTCCATTCTTGGCAAAccgtaaaattaaataaaataacagacaCAActagaatatagaatatagtaCTAGAGCATAGTAATATAGTCATCGTTTCGCTTTAAAGAAACACCGtatttaatatgttaaataaattataaatgatcctaaaataattatacgagACTTCCACGCGGTGAAGAGTTGTCCTAGTATTTATATATCCTTACTTGACTAAATTTGATGGAAAAAGCTTCAAAGTACAACCTTATAAACCCTGGCAATATCATactaaacataaataaattctttcacGGCCcagtttcctttattttatctttactgTGGTATCGTACGTGCGGAAATACTGTCAAGTAGTTGTCTGGCATCTGGCAAtgttttaaacattataattatattcaaagAGGTGCAGGTTTTTGTTCAATTAACTATCGGATATGCTAAGTGTTTCCATATCGCGTTGAAACAGTTACATGCTATTATCGCGTACATGATATTAAACAAAGTTGTTTTCCATACTGGTAATCACTTTTAAATTGCCTTGTTTCGGAAGCCAAccatttttgaagaaaaaaaagtacaaattttCGTACTATAGACATTTTTATGGGGAAATAAATTaggaaataacaaaatatattaagatacactattatataacatatatttttaaatcaccattgttaattttttatgttacaatTAGCCACTTAACATACCAAATATACCAaatatattctgatattaatttaattgatagtTCAGATTTCTTCGTTATAGATTCAAGTCAATTTCTGAccatatgtaattattaaaaatacagtaGACCTTTCATGGTACCAGTAGTCTTCTGTATAATTAAGACTCtctgaaaaaatttataataaaagtgcATTGTTTTCCATTGTTGTAATAACGTCTGCGGTCATAGTGAAAGATATTTACTGCTTGATATCGTATTTTCTCCGAATTCTCCGTCACCGAAACAGCCTACCAATGGTACCTCTGGAAAGAGCTTTTTGAAAATAGTAGACTCTACATCCCTTTCATTAAACATATTTGTTCCACGTTCACAACACGCAAACATGTAACCTATGGAATGTTTTCTTAATGAAATATGATTCTTAAATGATTCCAACTTCTGTTCAACTAGTTCTTTAGTGTTGCAACTATCATCTATAACTATAGACCATGAATCTATTGCTCCAACTATAATAATTCCAACACAAAATGCATATGAAAAGCATCTCTCATCATGACTAAGATTTTTTGAATTACACACATATAAATCCTTGACTACTCCTCCCCACACAGAAGGTCTAACTTTTCCATTACTAAATGTAAAAACAGCATTAtgttgttataatataatataatataataccagattatgaaatttagaattttaccATAATTGTAATATCCTTGCAGTTCTCTGTGCTAGGGTACGACCTGCTTGATTACAAAATAGTAGAAGGCATTTAGATCTATTAGTTTCATGTTTGATAAAAGCTAGTCTCATTTGTTGATAATACTGTGTAAAATCATCCCGTGAAACAATTGTAATTACTTTCATTGTTACATCAGGTATTTCAGGTAGAAATGCATATACTCTTTTCTGAAGAACTCTTTCCATTTCTGCATTTTCAATAAGTATACCAAATGTGGACAGTGTTACAATTTCACAACTTTGTGGAAGAACTTGACAAAGGCAATCTTGATAGAACCAAACATGATGATTAAAAGCAAAGTGATATATGTACTTTATGGAAACatttaacttaaaattaaaaaagttgaggtataattcaaataaataccTTGCCTAATGCTTCGTCTATGCAGACCTTTAAAAACTAATCCTAATGCTGGTTTGTCccgtaatttttctataactttaatatactttttaccACTGTTTATTAAAGTGGTAGGACCTCCCCTAGTTCGTTTCTCATCGTTTGCCACTTCTAACCAAGACCTGAAATATAAAGCTCCACATgttaatacattttacaaaaatttaacaCACAAATGTCTACTTTTGAagtttattcaattttgattaagtaaatttttggcaatgaattttttcttcatttaggatacaaaaatttaatgaaatatcgaacatATTCACACCTGCAAACCATTGAAGCATTCAATAGATCTACccaattcaaatatttaaatacaagcCGTAAAACATCATAGGTTAAATACAAATCAGTATGatgtttttttctctctttgacATTGAATGTGCTGTCATCGTCTTCGTAACTTCTTTTTGCTGATAAACTTGCCATCacttaattgtataatatagtaaaattacTCCGTTCTTTCGTATAATTTGACAAAACGCTACCTTTTAAATGcgtcaatatttcaaatcactatttacgtatttacttTCTCATAATGTTTGCTTATGTCATGAACaagtgaaataaatagattatcgttcgatttgtatttcctcctttttactaatattttatttatttttaaagatggATTTAGataaactatatattataataaataataacaacaacaatattGAGAGATCATTGTTTTGAAAAGGTGATGTCTTAAGAAACCTTGAGTTTTCACAACTATCATAGAAACTCTACCAGAAGCATTGATGAACTTtcgcaaaaaaaagaaataacgtgCATGTGATAGTAAATGCACCGCATCATATCTAAATTATGATCTTTTGTTGAATATTCTAAAGAATTTGAATGTGAATATATTTCTAGTTAAACACTTAGTTTAGCTACGGTCCAAtggaaatcgaaaataaaacaacaatttcATCAAATGATTGTGGCAATGTTTGCCGTGTTTGTCTTGCAACAAATCAAAATAATCAATGCATTTTCGATAGTAGACGAAGTGATTCGATTAATGAAAGTACAATTGATTTGTCTGAAAAACTTCGTTTGTGCAGTGGTGTGGAGGTTAGTTTAATTCCAatggtttcttttttcttcaatgtTTGTtcgctatattttttataatgcGACATTTACTGGATAGGTACTGGAAAATGATGGTTTACCTTCCACTATTTGCacgaaatgtatattaaagATCAATGATGCCCATGAATTAAGGAGGCAATGCCAGCAATCTGATATCCAATTAAGAGAATTGTATGGTaaagtggaaaaaatatataatatcaatttatgtAAAACTACAAAAGTAAGTACtttacatttgtaaaaaaagagtataattacaaaattgttattatttcgtcCATTATTGCTCACCAGGATAAATATTCCCAGACTGATTATTCATTTACTTCtgatttaatcaaaattgaaGCTGATTCATTTTCTGCAATGGGTTATAATTCTTATCCAATGGTAATGCTTAATTCTAATACTAAAGACATAAAAGATCATGAAGTAATTAATGAATCAAAGTACGCAGAAGATAAAGAATCCACTAGTAacttaaataaacaaaatgcctatattaaatgtaaacaaacagaatatgaaaaaagtGTTACAGGAAGAGAAGTTTATCGAACAAGAAGAATGACAATGTTTAAAAGAGTAACatctatagaaaatttaaaaaatcataaagaaagacagagacaatatataaaaaagaatacagCTGTTAAATGGGATGATGATGCAGCAGATATTAAAAAGACAGATTCTCAATGTTCTTATAGTTGCCCCAAATGTACCAGGTGCTATTCCAGCAAAAGATCTTTGGATAGACATATATTAACTCAtgatgaaaagaaattcacatgtgataaatgtaacaaacatttttttcagcTTGATAAATTGATACAACATAATAAACTACATATTGTTAAAGAGAAACCTAAACCAGTAttgtgtaaaatatgtaataggAATTTTAGGAAAACTGATACTATGGTAAGACATTTAAATGTTCATAAAAGAACTAATCCAAAGGAGGTCCTTTCTATTCTGAAAGAAAttagagataaaagaaaattggaaatcaTAACTGAaccagaaaaaaaagaagttgaaaataataaagataaaaaagaaacagaggaagaaTTTGCTACTAATGAGAATAATACTTTAAGTgtcctaaaaaaaaagactttAGAATCTAAAGATAAAAAGTGTTCTGGCTCATTATCTACTGAACTACTAATATCTACTGAAAACTTTGATGCTTTCGATCATGAGACACTTTATCGATGTAACTACTGTACCAAACGTTATGCAAACGAAAAATCTCTTCAGAAACATTTACAGATTCatattgaaaaaagatttgtttgcaatgtatgtaatatgaaattctttcgCCAAGATAGATTAAATAGTCATAAAAATCGATATGGacataatgaaaattcagCATTAGAAGTGCAAAAACCAAGTGACGATAAGTCAgccattaaattaataaacagtTGGATCCGAGAGGAGCTTGATTCAGATAACGAGGAAAAGGGTTTTCCTTGTAAAATTTGTGGAAAATCATACGATACAAAAAAATCCTTACTAAAGCATCAATTAAGTACACATAATACAGAAGGAGAAAACTGCACAACGTGCGGTAAGATGTGTGCCTGTgacgagaaggaaaagaatcaacataaatcaaacgaaagaTTAAAACCATATCGATGCGGAGAATGTAATAAATCCTTTGAAAAGGAggttaaattacaaaaacatATAAGAATCCACGAGCGCGCTAAGGAACAGCaagatgtaaattttaaacgatttttatgTCACATATGTAGCAAAACCTTTAGACAAAATACAGGTCTTATGTTCCATATGAGGACGCATACGGGATATAAACCTCatgtttgtaaatattgtgGAAGAGGATTCACTTCAAATTCTAATTGTATCAATCATGAAAGAACTCATACTGGTGATAGACCGTTCGTTTGTCATTTTTGTAGTGCTGCTTTTGCCAAATCATGTACGCTTAAAGCACACATTACAACACATACTGGAGAAGCAAATTATCATTGTAAAACTTGCGGTAAATCGTTTAGGCGATTAAAGTACTTAAAAGAACACAAATTTACGCATACGGGGGAAAAACCATATGCTTGTAAGATTTGTGGTACTGCGTATAGCCATTCTGGTAGTTTATTCGTACATGAGAAAAAGTGTAAAGCGCAATATAATAGTTATCAATCCAATTCGACACAAAATATGCAAACCTATTGCGAATCGGAAACGTCTTCACCAACCTCTATCATTACCGTTTTACCgcaagtttatttaaataatactaatgCGATAAACACACAAAGTAGCAAAACCTATATGGacaatattcaaaaaataaattctcagAATATTGCTAACATAAATGCTGTTAATACATCAGATTTACATATTCACTCGAATTCCGAAATTTCTGATGTTTCTTTAGCTGTTAAAAGTTTCGCTCTTATCGGACAAATGTTTCAATCGTAGATTAATACAATGAATGACTgatgaaattcaaattgaaatgtttctgtgataaatttttattttgcaaatgtgtttcaattattacttgaaatatattttgcatggataaaaaggaataataaatgtacGAAATGTTTTCTATTGCATTTTGAAGTGGTATCACTGGTTGCATATTTCATGCATTGTAAAATATGGGAATgggattaattttattttataagttttCTTATTGTATATAAAGTTTTGCAATTAGGGTGAAGGAtagtttatcaaataaaaaggCTAAAGTCAATCCCTTTTTCATTAGATCTTTTCTTATTGAAGTATATGTAACTCATGTCTTCGTTTaaacagttaaaaatattaatatacatatctttatatcgAAATTGATACATTTCTTAATCGAGATATAACtatctattttattgtaaaacaaCCACAAAATATTAGGCGACTATGGTCATTGGTTTAGTCCAGAGCTTGAAGTTGGCGAATCTAAGTTCGCTTAGTTGCAGCATCTCTTCCATAACTGTATATACTTTATGGaatatgtacttatatatGCGCACAATAATGTACTACAAGAGTGGTAAAAAATGTGGTTAAAGATGATACATACGAATATCATCGATTTTGCGGTTATCTAAACACGTTTGAACTATTCAAATatctttcctttaattttttacttgttgtaaataaaaatttaaaaggaatTACACTTCTTGTAAATAGTTCGatgaatattcgataaattaacatttatgtGATAGATTTATATTGATTCACCTCCattttagcaattttttttatgtatttaatctTGATTTATGCAATTTAATGAATTCATCATTGTCGGATTCATATATTCAATAGtaatttactaaattactAAGTAAAATGTTATTCTTGCGATGAAACTTGTACATTACACGTAGGAACTATGTGGTCAGAAATTGTAGAATGTTTGAAAGATGCGTCTTTAGTggcaaaaatacaaaattgttttGGTGTCAAAATACATTATAGTGAAACTTTGAAAGAACATTATAAGGAAAATCTCTGTCCTGAAATCCATGGTACTAATTGTCGAAATATTAAACGCAATGTCAATAGTTGCCAATTAAAATTTggagaagcgaaagaaaatgGTTATATTACAACGGAAAAAAGATCTGTTTGTGgtgtaaaaacaaatatatgtacgAGTGAGAAATACGAACCATCGATCGCCCTCAATTGGAATTATACTATAACAAActatttttggtattatttatttttttttggaaCAGAATTAGgggatgaaatattttattctacatttataCCTTTCTGGTTTTGGAATATCGATGGTGCAGTGGGTAGAAGGGTTGTTTTAGTATGGGCTATTATCATGACAACGGGTATGttattacttaataatatctaatacatcttatttttaaacagtatcgtattatgaaaatttacatgtaggtcaaatattaaaagatgttATATGTTGGGCAAGACCTGCATGTCCTCCAGCAGTTcgattgcaaataaaatggTCAGAAGAATATGGAATGCCATCTACTCATGCTATGATTGGTATATCGATTCCATTCAGTGtagtattatttacaataaataggtATCTCTATCCTGTTTCTATTGGTTGGACAATTGCAACATTGTGGTAAGTGACATATTATTCTCTAACAATAGATTGATTAAAATTCACAAAAGAATTTagatataattgttattatttatttaaaaggtGTGCACTTGTGTGTATGAGTAGATTATATCTGGGTATGCACACAGTATTAGACATTCTAGCAGGCTTAATGTTAGCCATTGCATTAATGATTCCATTAGTACCTTTAGTGGACTACACagattattatattctctCAAACATTTGGGCTTtggcaattttaattgctattAGTATAGCTGTTATAGTTTACTACCCACGCAGCAAGAAATGGACACCAACCaggtaatttatataatgatcttatagtttataaatataccaaTTTGATTATGACGAACAGTCTTCTATTTTAGAGGTGATACAACTATGGTGGTATCCGTTACCACCGGGGTTCATTTAGGAGCATGGCTTAACTACAATACTGGAGCTATGATAGCTCCTACAAAATCACCACCATATGATATTATATGGCCAACTTACCCAATGTTTGGTTGCATGATACTTAGAACAATACTTGGATTTTCCAGTATTCTTGTAACAAGGGCTGTTTGCAAATCCCTTTGTTATAGAATAATGTGTGCcatattaagaattaattctGAGGACCTCATGAAAAGTCAAAATTATTCAGAAGATAACAATAAGGTTCTTGTTGATCTAGTCCACAAATATGTGACTTGTTTTATGATAGGTGTAAATACAGTGTATCTCTTGCCAAATGTGTTTTCTATAATTGGAATCGGACGACCGACATTTTACACGGAAATATAAAACGCTTCCTCCAGTTATAAAAACGATGCATTTCTTTAGCGTTTTATCGGTATAAAGTAaacataatatgaaattataatcattGTACAAATCATTCCAATACTAATGTTTGTGATATTGtttttgtatacatatattcattgCTCGTATCCATTGTTGCTACAGGTCACAGATATGTGAGTGAGATGTCCTgtactattttatataccaAAAGCGcaatttcaagtttcaaaCTTGTTAACCTAGTTCCAATTATATTGTTCATATACATGcattaaaattatagtttcGTTGGTAAGAGGAATAGATTAAAACAGTTAATaagaaagtttatattttacctttttaagatataaataaatgttacaatgTTTTTcgttacaataaaataattgattaaaaattaacttgtttgaatattttctaaaactcTTTCTACGGGCATATCTAACCTTAATACCTGTGAAGgagataaattatatgttattataatattataaggaaatataattacaataaactGGCATTCTTACCCTGAGATTATTATCTAAAATACATTTCacatacgatatatttatgatGTATGGAACTGATAAGTCATATACGAGGCCAGCTTTATCAATAGTAATTACAATACGATCTTGGTCAAGAAGTACATCTACCTCTTTTCTAGTAATCTGTACTAAAATACCAATATTTATACACTATTtactggaaataaaattttgataaccTTACCCCTTTAGGTATTTGGAATATGCCAATCAAATGTATAGATATTCcttttaaatgtttcagtaatacataattttgatttaaaccAACTACAGTatctgaagaaatattttccaatttacttttattttctttttcatgaaTGTCTTTAgcaggaattttaatttcctcaATTAATTGTTTCTGGATTTGTGTGTGAGTTCGTGGCTTACGATCTTCAATCCTATGCTGTTGTAATTTTCCCATTACCTAAAagatatacaatttaaatctGAGGTCTCTTCTATTTATGTAACATAATCTCATTGACATATGttcaattagaaaataaatatacttttctatttttaagaatCACATAATCTTCTGTATTTAATGTTCTGTTAAATTTGTTCGATACACCATCTATTATAACTGATATTGTGAATAGTAAAAAGTTCTTGcttttttgacatttttcaaaatatgttgtattaataaCGATATCATATGTCAAACAAGGAGATCCACCTATAATGTTACGtgtgatatattaattttaatgttatattatcTTGCTATACAATACAGTTACCTTTATCAGTTTCAAATCTTTCACATCCAATACTCATAAGTACTACAAATTCTGGACTTTCTTGtgacaatatttcaaaaagttttgCATCCGATATATCATCAGGTGGTGGTATTTTATcagatgtacatatatttaagaaCACTTTTTCTCCACCATCAGTTCttgtttttatacatatacctagaatatatatacagggATTATATTTGatcaatgttattaattttgttaatatcaaTAACTGGAATTACCTGGTGTAGGTTGGATAATAAAGAAAGGTTTAGAATCAGATTGTTTTATCAGTGCATCATTATCctacagaaataaaagatttatttgtttatatatatactaattcTAACACGAAAGTCTCCTAATTACTATCGTTACTTACAGGTAATATTAggttttttgttaatattgtaTCATCTATATCCAAGAATGTTGTGTTATTCatgatgaaaaaatatttttattcatttacaatataatattcgtttaataattagcaatatcagaattaaaatattcgtataatagttattctatttttttttggATGTGATCGTTTGTTATGGATGTAATTTGAATATACCTAGACGATAAGCAGTGGTGGGGAGTGAGGAGTGGGGAAGAATGTCTTTCTTTTCATGATTTAAAACCATAacaaaagatagaaagaatttAACCTTTTCACTTTGAATAAAGTCCTTTTGGTTTAGCAATAatcttgataaaattttgtaattattactgATCTCCACTGGGATTGCACTGGCATTCTGTTAGAGGgaatagtaaaaattaaagttttatcagttaaataaattgatataagCTACTAAAATGGAAAAGTGTATAAATGCTTCAGATGGATTTACCCTCAAGTATACAAATccaaattttacaatacaaacctatatttttaatcgaaacgtcgaataatttaaaacaaaatgtttgataaaacatatatttcagAGATTTGACATTAAAAGATGGAATGGTATTTGAAGTTTCTAATAACTGTGAGAACTTCGATGATGAAAATTTTGGTTATTCCACGGATATACCATTAACTAATGATGAAGTATTAGATCTTTTAAATATGGATGATTTTCAAGATGAAGATACTtgtgataatgataatataaataaccgAATTACAGTTTGTGGTAtcagttttaaaaaattaaaaactaaaatgaCTAATATTTTTGGAGATGGAAAGGTAAATTATATTCCTTGATGTTGTTAGTATATTGATGGTCTTTCATAgaataatgtttttttaatactatttataggtcatgaaattaataaaacaggAAGGTGTTGGTAATGTTATACCATGTGATGCACAagttaatatcaaatatatagcACATTTTGAATTCAGTGATGAGCCATTCGATTCTAGTTTTGCTCACGGAGATACAGAAACCTTGCATTTAGGCGAGGATTCATTATTACCTGGTTTAGAGATTGGTATTACATCGATGAAAAAGCATGAAATAGCAATGTTTCTTATACATCCCGATTTGGCATATGGAAAATATGGTTGTGCTCCTCGTATTCCACCAAATGAAGAAGTATTATTCATTGTACATTTAACTGATTATGTGGATAATGGATCTGCTAAGAGATTTCAAAGCTTGTctttagaagaaagaagacaaTTTGTAACTGCTGTTAAGGGTGTTCAGGGTAAATTTAATACTGCCAAAGATTACtttagtaaaaagaaaattaagcaGGCAACAAAAGagtaagtattttttaaatgaaatatatatatatcaacaccttattattattgttgtgtGTCTTCAGATATGGGAAAGCACTTCAATGGTTAGAAGAAACAGAACTAAAAAATCAGAAAGAGGAAGatgaagtaaataaattactttcaagAGGTTATAACAATCTTGCAATttgctacaatattcaaaatatgcCCCGTAATGCTTGTAATGCATGCAATAGAGTTCCTATACCTACATCTAAAACTCATTTCAAGTATGTTGGATTAAAACAAATTCTAAGAAATACCTACATGAGCATGATTGTACATTTGTacgttttgtatttattttgtagtCATGGACGGGCGTTATTGAAAATGGGAGAGTTTTCTAGAGCAATGGAAAAGTTGCAGCTTGCTCTGAAGATGGAACCTAAAAATATGGAGATTGTCAAGGAAATTAAACTTGTgagttaataaaatcaaaaaatatatatgttgttTCTGGAAACATTTTATCATACTCATTACTTCTAGgcaaatgaaaaacaaaggaAGTACTTGGACATGGAGAAAAAGCTTTgggaaaattgtttaaaagttgaagaaaataaaaagaaagagcctTCTGCTTTTGAGAAAGTTGCATACGAGATTTGTAAAAGCTTTTCTGAAGATAATCAAGCCTTGAGACAACCACTTCCTGAATGTTTGACCCCTGAGGAAGATAAATGTGTACGTGAACAAGCCGCAGTTTTCGGCTTGATTGTTACTACGCACCAAAGATACGGTAGAGAAATAACATATCTTAGCAAagctaattattaaaatctaaGCGCTACTTTAATTAAGAtgatataatatgaaatattatagaaaatattgttacataaaaaaatataaatacatatatatatgtatatataaatatttttgtactcTTATATtatgaagaagaaattatatttcataaaaatgctTTACTTAACATTCATTTAAAACCTTtagataatttttacatttttttactagtgatacagaaatatttttctttatatttaatagtcAAGATAAAAGGGATATCAAATATGTAGAAGATACAAAGATCGTGTGTGAGAAAATGGCGAATCTACGGTGTATATGTGTAAGTATCAGGAAACTGCACATAAAATCATTCAACGATTTGTATTAGTCGTAGACGGCTCTTCTAGAAGAGGTTTTTCGATTTCGTTGCCAAAtcgtattctatatttttgtcttACGAAATCCCATTTGACGGCATTTTCAATTCTTACGGAATCTTTCAAAGATACTTGATTTTCCAATGGACTTGATTGAAGTAATGGAAAGTTAATGACGTCACGTTGCTGAGATAATACTCCATTGTCCTAagcgaaaagagaaatttgttgctatttattacttattttctaTCGACCTTTGACTTACCTGAATGAATGTATGTCCCGTAAATAGGTGCATTACACCAGTTTTACGTTCGCGGCTTCGATTTTTACACGCTCTTCCAATATATGAAATCCAGGAAGTAACAAGATTCAACGGCGAAGGTGCAGTACGTGTTCTTAAAAAGGATagatatttcgattttcgttACATTTACAGTAAAACATTTTGACGTATTAGTTGTAAATGTGCTTTTCGCTTTTATAGGTATATTTTTTGCGAGTTACTTACTTTTGCATTTTACGAATAAGTTTGCTCAATCCATATTTCCATTCGATGTCGCTTTGCGACTGAATACTTTGATATGT
This genomic window from Bombus pyrosoma isolate SC7728 linkage group LG4, ASM1482585v1, whole genome shotgun sequence contains:
- the LOC122566906 gene encoding F-box only protein 22-like, which gives rise to MASLSAKRSYEDDDSTFNVKERKKHHTDLYLTYDVLRLVFKYLNWVDLLNASMVCRSWLEVANDEKRTRGGPTTLINSGKKYIKVIEKLRDKPALGLVFKGLHRRSIRQDCLCQVLPQSCEIVTLSTFGILIENAEMERVLQKRVYAFLPEIPDVTMKVITIVSRDDFTQYYQQMRLAFIKHETNRSKCLLLFCNQAGRTLAQRTARILQLCNGKVRPSVWGGVVKDLYVCNSKNLSHDERCFSYAFCVGIIIVGAIDSWSIVIDDSCNTKELVEQKLESFKNHISLRKHSIGYMFACCERGTNMFNERDVESTIFKKLFPEVPLVGCFGDGEFGENTISSKSLNYTEDYWYHERSTVFLIITYGQKLT
- the LOC122566892 gene encoding zinc finger protein 271-like, which translates into the protein MEIENKTTISSNDCGNVCRVCLATNQNNQCIFDSRRSDSINESTIDLSEKLRLCSGVEVLENDGLPSTICTKCILKINDAHELRRQCQQSDIQLRELYGKVEKIYNINLCKTTKDKYSQTDYSFTSDLIKIEADSFSAMGYNSYPMVMLNSNTKDIKDHEVINESKYAEDKESTSNLNKQNAYIKCKQTEYEKSVTGREVYRTRRMTMFKRVTSIENLKNHKERQRQYIKKNTAVKWDDDAADIKKTDSQCSYSCPKCTRCYSSKRSLDRHILTHDEKKFTCDKCNKHFFQLDKLIQHNKLHIVKEKPKPVLCKICNRNFRKTDTMVRHLNVHKRTNPKEVLSILKEIRDKRKLEIITEPEKKEVENNKDKKETEEEFATNENNTLSVLKKKTLESKDKKCSGSLSTELLISTENFDAFDHETLYRCNYCTKRYANEKSLQKHLQIHIEKRFVCNVCNMKFFRQDRLNSHKNRYGHNENSALEVQKPSDDKSAIKLINSWIREELDSDNEEKGFPCKICGKSYDTKKSLLKHQLSTHNTEGENCTTCGKMCACDEKEKNQHKSNERLKPYRCGECNKSFEKEVKLQKHIRIHERAKEQQDVNFKRFLCHICSKTFRQNTGLMFHMRTHTGYKPHVCKYCGRGFTSNSNCINHERTHTGDRPFVCHFCSAAFAKSCTLKAHITTHTGEANYHCKTCGKSFRRLKYLKEHKFTHTGEKPYACKICGTAYSHSGSLFVHEKKCKAQYNSYQSNSTQNMQTYCESETSSPTSIITVLPQVYLNNTNAINTQSSKTYMDNIQKINSQNIANINAVNTSDLHIHSNSEISDVSLAVKSFALIGQMFQS
- the LOC122566904 gene encoding sphingosine-1-phosphate phosphatase 1-like: MWSEIVECLKDASLVAKIQNCFGVKIHYSETLKEHYKENLCPEIHGTNCRNIKRNVNSCQLKFGEAKENGYITTEKRSVCGVKTNICTSEKYEPSIALNWNYTITNYFWYYLFFFGTELGDEIFYSTFIPFWFWNIDGAVGRRVVLVWAIIMTTGQILKDVICWARPACPPAVRLQIKWSEEYGMPSTHAMIGISIPFSVVLFTINRYLYPVSIGWTIATLWCALVCMSRLYLGMHTVLDILAGLMLAIALMIPLVPLVDYTDYYILSNIWALAILIAISIAVIVYYPRSKKWTPTRGDTTMVVSVTTGVHLGAWLNYNTGAMIAPTKSPPYDIIWPTYPMFGCMILRTILGFSSILVTRAVCKSLCYRIMCAILRINSEDLMKSQNYSEDNNKVLVDLVHKYVTCFMIGVNTVYLLPNVFSIIGIGRPTFYTEI
- the LOC122566909 gene encoding PIH1 domain-containing protein 1-like; the protein is MNNTTFLDIDDTILTKNLILPDNDALIKQSDSKPFFIIQPTPGICIKTRTDGGEKVFLNICTSDKIPPPDDISDAKLFEILSQESPEFVVLMSIGCERFETDKGGSPCLTYDIVINTTYFEKCQKSKNFLLFTISVIIDGVSNKFNRTLNTEDYVILKNRKVMGKLQQHRIEDRKPRTHTQIQKQLIEEIKIPAKDIHEKENKSKLENISSDTVVGLNQNYVLLKHLKGISIHLIGIFQIPKGITRKEVDVLLDQDRIVITIDKAGLVYDLSVPYIINISYVKCILDNNLRVLRLDMPVERVLENIQTS
- the LOC122566903 gene encoding inactive peptidyl-prolyl cis-trans isomerase FKBP6, whose protein sequence is MEKCINASDGFTLKDLTLKDGMVFEVSNNCENFDDENFGYSTDIPLTNDEVLDLLNMDDFQDEDTCDNDNINNRITVCGISFKKLKTKMTNIFGDGKVMKLIKQEGVGNVIPCDAQVNIKYIAHFEFSDEPFDSSFAHGDTETLHLGEDSLLPGLEIGITSMKKHEIAMFLIHPDLAYGKYGCAPRIPPNEEVLFIVHLTDYVDNGSAKRFQSLSLEERRQFVTAVKGVQGKFNTAKDYFSKKKIKQATKEYGKALQWLEETELKNQKEEDEVNKLLSRGYNNLAICYNIQNMPRNACNACNRVPIPTSKTHFNHGRALLKMGEFSRAMEKLQLALKMEPKNMEIVKEIKLANEKQRKYLDMEKKLWENCLKVEENKKKEPSAFEKVAYEICKSFSEDNQALRQPLPECLTPEEDKCVREQAAVFGLIVTTHQRYGREITYLSKANY